A DNA window from Paenibacillus andongensis contains the following coding sequences:
- a CDS encoding TerC family protein produces MIDALILFLQIMLINIVLSGDNAVVIALASKNLPLAQRKLAIWWGAFGAIALRLILTLVAVSLLDIPYIQAGGSILLFWIAIKLLTDDDSHANVKEASTLGKAIWTIVVADFVMSLDNVLAIAAKGNGNNTVIILGIGLSIPIIIWGSTLVMELLQKFPILVFMGAGILGYTAGEMFVKDEKMIDWLLHDYESLHVWIPIVAASLVIMIGLTFKWVKLLQLKARND; encoded by the coding sequence ATGATTGATGCGCTCATTTTGTTTTTGCAAATTATGTTGATCAATATTGTGCTTAGCGGTGATAATGCCGTCGTCATTGCATTGGCGAGCAAAAATTTGCCGCTTGCTCAGCGTAAGCTTGCGATATGGTGGGGTGCATTCGGGGCTATTGCATTGCGGTTGATTCTGACATTAGTTGCAGTAAGTCTGCTCGATATCCCATATATTCAAGCCGGGGGATCCATTCTGCTGTTTTGGATTGCAATTAAACTGCTTACGGATGATGACAGCCATGCTAATGTGAAAGAAGCTTCTACGCTTGGTAAAGCGATATGGACGATTGTTGTAGCGGATTTCGTTATGAGTTTGGATAATGTTCTTGCCATTGCGGCTAAAGGGAATGGGAATAACACAGTCATCATACTTGGTATTGGACTCAGTATCCCTATCATAATATGGGGAAGTACGTTAGTGATGGAACTGCTGCAGAAATTTCCTATTCTCGTATTTATGGGGGCCGGTATTCTCGGATATACAGCGGGGGAAATGTTCGTTAAAGATGAGAAAATGATTGATTGGCTGCTGCATGATTATGAATCGCTGCATGTATGGATCCCTATTGTGGCGGCTTCGCTCGTTATTATGATCGGCTTAACCTTCAAATGGGTGAAATTACTGCAATTAAAAGCAAGAAATGATTAG
- a CDS encoding MFS transporter: protein MEPLFVDEKKRKPLWTKAFLITSLSNLLLFFSFQMLIPTIPTHVSQLGGNDVQVGLVIGIFTISSLLTRPFAGRALDSFGRKHVLLVGLAICALTIAGYSYMAAVTLILAARFVHGIGWGMSTTSLGTVIADIIPSERRGEGMGYYGLSNTFAMATAPLTGLWLMHTYGFPRVLLISTLLALLSLFSSLFITYTKPLPLEKSEEKPKLMDRLWERTAILPSVLLLFTAICYGGIVTFITLFGHEAGISNVGWFFLCNASMVLIVRPITGMLFDRKGPEWVLLPGALFTLAGLLLLSYAHSEASLAAAAICYGIGFGSLQPALQAWTIARAAPNRRGAANGTFFSANDLGIGLGAMVLGALANLSGSYALMYRYSTVLILIFILIYGWCFWQARRGVQMAQH, encoded by the coding sequence ATGGAACCGTTATTTGTAGATGAAAAGAAGAGAAAACCGCTTTGGACCAAAGCTTTTCTAATTACATCTCTATCCAACTTACTGCTTTTCTTTAGCTTTCAAATGCTCATACCAACGATACCGACACATGTGTCACAATTAGGCGGAAATGATGTTCAAGTCGGTCTTGTCATTGGCATTTTCACGATTTCTTCCCTGCTTACCCGACCTTTTGCCGGGCGAGCGCTTGATTCGTTTGGAAGAAAACATGTGCTTTTGGTTGGACTCGCGATCTGTGCGCTAACCATTGCCGGATACTCCTATATGGCAGCCGTTACACTTATTCTTGCTGCCCGTTTTGTTCATGGGATCGGTTGGGGGATGTCCACAACTTCCTTAGGCACTGTTATAGCTGACATTATTCCATCTGAGCGCCGCGGAGAAGGTATGGGCTACTACGGGTTGTCCAACACATTCGCAATGGCAACTGCACCGCTTACAGGCCTTTGGCTGATGCATACCTATGGTTTTCCCCGCGTACTATTAATCTCAACCCTATTGGCACTACTTTCTTTGTTTAGTTCTCTTTTTATCACCTACACCAAGCCGCTGCCTCTCGAAAAGTCGGAAGAAAAGCCGAAGCTTATGGATCGTTTATGGGAAAGAACAGCGATACTTCCCTCCGTTTTATTGCTATTCACGGCCATCTGTTATGGAGGAATTGTGACTTTTATAACGCTGTTCGGACACGAAGCCGGCATTTCGAACGTCGGTTGGTTTTTCCTATGCAATGCCTCCATGGTGCTAATTGTTAGACCTATAACCGGTATGCTGTTTGATCGCAAAGGACCCGAGTGGGTGCTCCTGCCCGGCGCTCTCTTTACCCTTGCAGGACTCCTGCTTCTTTCTTATGCTCACTCTGAAGCTAGCTTGGCCGCAGCAGCGATATGCTATGGCATAGGTTTCGGTTCCTTGCAGCCAGCGCTGCAGGCTTGGACCATTGCACGTGCCGCGCCGAATCGCCGCGGTGCAGCCAATGGAACCTTCTTCTCCGCCAATGATCTAGGCATTGGGTTAGGAGCGATGGTTCTGGGAGCACTCGCTAACCTAAGCGGGAGTTATGCGCTGATGTACCGTTACTCGACCGTGTTAATTCTCATATTCATCCTTATTTATGGATGGTGCTTTTGGCAAGCTAGACGTGGTGTCCAGATGGCACAGCATTAA
- the typA gene encoding translational GTPase TypA, with protein MHARDKIRNIAIIAHVDHGKTTLVDKLLQQSGTFRENEAVQERAMDSNDLERERGITILAKNTAINYKDYLINIVDTPGHADFGGEVERIMKMVDGVLLVVDAFEGTMPQTKFVLRKALESNLSPVVVVNKIDRPNARPQEVVDEVLDLFIELGATDEQLDFHVVYASALQGTSSLDPEKQDANMEAIYETVVNHIPAPTEDVDQPLQFLVTLMDYNEYLGRIGVGRVNRGKIRQGQTVAVMTREGGQKQARIEKLFGFTGLKRIEIEEAAAGDIIAIAGIKDINIGETVADPANPEALPVLKIDEPTLQMTFIVNNSPFAGREGKWVTSRKIRERLYKELETDVSLRVEDTDSPDAFIVSGRGELHLGILIENMRREGFELQVSKPEVIIRQIDGQKMEPIERLIIDVPEDSMGSVMESLGSRKAEMVNMINNGSGNVRLEFLIPARGLIGYRTNFLTLTRGYGIMNHAFDSYGPYQGAGVGGRHEGVLVSSESGVSTLYGILSVEDRGILFVHPQTEVYEGMVVGEHTRDNDIIVNICKEKAVNNIRSANKEETVKMKTPRLFSLEQALEYLNDDEYCEITPKSVRIRKKILNKSERERAEKHRKTAEANV; from the coding sequence ATGCACGCAAGAGACAAGATTCGCAACATTGCAATTATCGCACACGTTGACCACGGTAAAACAACACTCGTAGATAAATTACTTCAACAATCAGGTACATTCCGCGAGAACGAGGCTGTTCAAGAGAGAGCGATGGACTCCAACGATCTCGAGAGAGAACGCGGTATTACCATTCTTGCAAAAAATACAGCAATTAATTATAAAGACTACCTGATCAACATTGTGGATACACCTGGACATGCCGATTTCGGTGGTGAAGTAGAGCGTATCATGAAAATGGTAGACGGCGTTTTGCTGGTTGTTGATGCTTTCGAAGGCACAATGCCGCAAACGAAATTCGTTCTACGTAAGGCACTGGAAAGCAACCTTTCTCCGGTTGTTGTTGTTAACAAAATTGACCGTCCGAATGCGCGTCCTCAAGAAGTTGTCGACGAAGTTCTTGATCTTTTCATCGAACTAGGTGCTACGGATGAGCAGCTTGATTTCCACGTTGTATATGCTTCCGCATTGCAAGGTACTTCAAGTCTTGATCCTGAGAAGCAAGATGCCAACATGGAAGCTATCTATGAAACAGTCGTCAATCACATTCCGGCTCCAACGGAAGATGTTGATCAACCGCTGCAATTCCTTGTAACATTGATGGATTACAATGAGTACTTGGGTCGTATCGGCGTAGGCCGTGTGAACCGTGGTAAAATTCGTCAAGGCCAAACTGTTGCTGTTATGACACGTGAAGGCGGTCAGAAGCAAGCTAGAATCGAGAAACTTTTCGGTTTCACAGGCTTGAAACGTATTGAGATCGAAGAAGCAGCTGCAGGGGACATCATTGCCATTGCAGGGATCAAAGATATCAATATTGGTGAAACGGTAGCAGATCCTGCGAATCCGGAAGCATTGCCAGTCTTGAAAATTGATGAGCCAACGCTGCAAATGACATTTATCGTAAATAATTCACCATTCGCAGGACGCGAAGGGAAATGGGTAACTTCCCGTAAAATTCGCGAGCGTCTTTACAAAGAACTTGAAACAGACGTAAGTTTGCGCGTAGAAGATACTGATAGCCCAGACGCTTTCATCGTATCTGGCCGCGGTGAGCTTCACTTAGGTATTTTGATTGAAAATATGCGCCGTGAAGGCTTTGAATTGCAAGTTTCCAAACCAGAAGTTATCATTCGTCAAATTGACGGTCAAAAAATGGAGCCGATTGAGCGTTTAATCATCGACGTTCCTGAGGATAGCATGGGTTCCGTTATGGAGAGCTTAGGTTCCCGTAAAGCGGAGATGGTCAACATGATCAACAACGGCAGCGGTAACGTTCGTCTTGAGTTCTTAATCCCTGCACGTGGTTTGATCGGTTACAGAACGAACTTCTTAACGTTAACACGCGGCTACGGGATCATGAACCATGCTTTTGACAGCTATGGTCCATACCAAGGAGCTGGTGTTGGCGGACGTCATGAAGGCGTACTTGTTTCCAGCGAATCAGGCGTATCTACATTATACGGAATCCTCTCCGTTGAAGATCGCGGTATCTTGTTCGTTCATCCGCAAACAGAAGTTTACGAAGGTATGGTCGTTGGTGAGCATACGCGCGACAATGATATTATCGTTAACATCTGTAAGGAAAAAGCGGTAAACAACATCCGTTCCGCGAACAAAGAGGAAACTGTCAAAATGAAAACTCCTCGTTTGTTCTCGTTGGAGCAAGCACTTGAGTATTTGAATGATGATGAATATTGTGAAATCACACCAAAATCCGTTCGTATTCGCAAAAAGATTTTGAACAAAAGCGAACGCGAGCGTGCGGAAAAACACCGCAAAACAGCTGAAGCTAACGTTTAA
- a CDS encoding YlaH-like family protein produces MNEWFGNHLYITYLLIFIFMSYVYNKVFRTRKLPVLKTAIIYVLLAIGSVMLLVFQIVGLPIVLCLTVAISLMFLVRIRYFIEKRSGNKPT; encoded by the coding sequence TTGAACGAGTGGTTTGGAAATCACCTGTACATCACTTATCTATTAATCTTTATATTTATGTCTTATGTGTATAACAAAGTTTTCCGGACACGTAAATTACCGGTTCTCAAGACTGCTATCATATATGTGCTGCTGGCCATCGGATCGGTTATGCTGCTTGTTTTTCAAATTGTAGGACTTCCTATCGTGCTTTGCCTGACTGTTGCTATATCGTTAATGTTTCTTGTCCGTATTCGGTATTTCATCGAGAAAAGAAGCGGTAATAAACCAACTTAA
- a CDS encoding YhcN/YlaJ family sporulation lipoprotein: MRLLCVFIVILTLAVGCSQAPKSGAPSQDPNQNQVKVQQIAPQKLEIKDSKAVAERLENLATSIPQVESAHCVVFGNTAVVGININKELDRAKVGTVKYSVAEALKKDPYGVNAIVTADLDLDQRLRNIRDNVQAGRPITGFAEQMADIIGRVMPQLPRDIRNTPNNAGPNGTNTAEMPNP, encoded by the coding sequence GTGAGACTATTGTGCGTATTTATAGTAATTCTGACCCTCGCGGTTGGCTGTAGTCAAGCGCCGAAAAGTGGTGCCCCCTCTCAAGATCCGAATCAAAACCAAGTAAAAGTTCAACAAATCGCCCCACAAAAGCTCGAGATAAAAGATTCGAAGGCTGTTGCAGAACGTTTGGAAAACCTAGCCACCAGCATCCCTCAGGTTGAAAGCGCGCACTGTGTCGTCTTCGGCAATACCGCCGTTGTCGGCATCAACATTAATAAAGAGTTGGATCGAGCGAAAGTCGGCACCGTCAAGTATTCGGTAGCTGAAGCGCTTAAGAAAGATCCATACGGAGTTAATGCCATAGTTACCGCAGATTTGGACTTAGATCAACGTTTGCGCAACATTCGGGATAACGTTCAAGCAGGAAGACCAATTACTGGATTCGCAGAGCAAATGGCAGACATCATAGGCCGTGTTATGCCTCAGCTGCCGCGTGATATTCGCAATACGCCAAACAATGCAGGACCTAATGGTACGAATACGGCGGAGATGCCGAACCCGTAA
- a CDS encoding PhoH family protein, with product MKKIYVLDTNVLLQDPNALFAFEDNEVVIPAVVLEEIDSKKRNADEIGRNARHVSRLLDGLRTKGNLSDGITLDHGGSIKVELNHRSFAKLQDTFAELTNDNRILAVALNYHLEEQDNEYPRPVVIVSKDTLVRIKADVLGIPAQDYLTDRIVAQTDMYTGYITLYVHPSIIDEFYSYRFLTVTSLNLGYMLHPHEFVILRDELGSSKSALLKVTPDAKKLEPLFMSNDPIWGIAARNAQQRMALELLLNDEIPLVTLTGKAGTGKTLLTLAAGLMKIEDDRKYKKLLIARPVVPMGKDIGYLPGEKDEKLRPWMQPIYDNLEYLFDTKKPGDIEKILAGLGSIQVEALTYIRGRSIPGQFIIIDEAQNLSKHEVKTIVSRVGEGSKIVLLGDPDQIDHPYLDASSNGLTYVVERFKQEGISGHITLERGERSHLAQLAADLL from the coding sequence ATGAAAAAAATTTACGTGTTGGATACCAATGTACTGCTTCAGGACCCTAATGCTTTATTCGCGTTCGAAGATAATGAAGTAGTCATACCCGCCGTGGTGTTGGAGGAAATCGATTCTAAGAAACGAAATGCGGACGAGATAGGCCGTAATGCGAGACATGTTTCGAGATTGTTGGATGGACTAAGAACCAAAGGCAACTTGTCCGATGGCATCACACTTGATCATGGCGGCAGCATTAAAGTGGAACTCAACCATCGCAGCTTTGCGAAGCTGCAGGATACATTTGCTGAATTAACGAATGATAACCGAATACTTGCGGTCGCGCTCAACTATCATTTGGAAGAGCAGGATAATGAATATCCAAGACCAGTCGTTATCGTGAGTAAAGATACATTAGTTCGTATTAAAGCAGATGTTCTCGGTATACCTGCACAGGATTATTTAACCGATCGCATTGTTGCTCAAACGGATATGTACACAGGATATATTACGTTATACGTACATCCTTCTATCATTGATGAATTTTATTCTTATCGATTCTTGACTGTGACATCGCTTAATTTGGGATATATGCTGCACCCTCACGAATTTGTCATTTTGCGGGATGAGCTAGGTTCTTCTAAATCAGCTTTATTGAAAGTGACGCCCGATGCCAAAAAGCTGGAGCCGCTCTTCATGAGTAACGATCCCATTTGGGGGATTGCCGCGCGTAACGCGCAGCAACGAATGGCTCTTGAGCTCCTGCTCAATGACGAAATCCCGCTCGTCACCCTGACTGGGAAAGCGGGAACAGGTAAGACGCTGCTCACGTTAGCTGCTGGCCTTATGAAAATTGAGGATGATCGTAAATATAAGAAATTGCTAATTGCTCGACCTGTTGTTCCTATGGGCAAGGATATTGGTTATCTGCCTGGTGAAAAAGATGAAAAGCTGCGTCCATGGATGCAGCCGATCTATGATAATTTGGAATATTTATTTGATACCAAAAAACCGGGAGACATTGAAAAAATACTAGCAGGTCTAGGTAGTATTCAAGTTGAAGCTCTGACGTACATTCGCGGACGCTCAATTCCTGGGCAATTCATCATTATTGATGAGGCGCAGAACTTATCCAAGCATGAAGTAAAGACGATTGTATCCCGTGTGGGAGAGGGCAGTAAAATTGTTCTTCTAGGTGATCCCGACCAAATCGACCATCCATATCTCGATGCCTCGAGTAATGGATTAACTTATGTGGTTGAACGTTTCAAGCAAGAAGGGATTAGCGGGCATATCACTCTGGAACGTGGTGAACGCTCGCATCTGGCGCAATTAGCAGCCGATCTGCTTTAA
- a CDS encoding coiled-coil domain-containing protein, translated as MTYKFVAMMLSILLLTQITLPLQPISAEEKTPTQDESKDLVQKGLTIFEIDKEVGRLNEQDANIVAQIKQNEQDIIKQNSNVDNTRKHAGKVLRAYYTGDRDSIWMLLFTVSSFTDALRMFEYLQMIITNDHRALSAFTESFKKLTSLRTELDSSRVELQKTKEKFLTQRERLVKLQEELDKQLAVSTQAQVIEAQIKSLNDQWRQEGIPLFREYLNSLSSAFRELPQYVTKESKFMDLSSIKNPVITISDKDFNAYLHSKNELLQNLNFEFADGSIIAKGKKDHVQIALQGMFILKELPDMNEVRFVVDKLEFNGFQLPDTTIEDFMKEFQLGFIPKKIVNYLDVVSVETKNGIAVVKLKLSL; from the coding sequence ATGACATATAAATTCGTAGCTATGATGTTGTCCATACTATTGCTAACTCAAATAACACTGCCACTTCAACCAATCTCAGCAGAAGAAAAGACCCCAACACAAGACGAATCCAAAGATCTCGTCCAAAAAGGGCTGACCATTTTCGAAATTGACAAAGAAGTAGGCCGATTAAATGAACAAGATGCCAACATCGTTGCCCAAATCAAACAAAATGAACAAGATATCATTAAGCAGAACAGCAACGTTGATAACACCCGAAAACATGCCGGAAAAGTGCTGAGAGCTTATTATACAGGGGATCGAGATTCGATCTGGATGCTGCTGTTTACCGTTAGTTCCTTTACGGATGCATTGCGAATGTTCGAGTATCTGCAAATGATTATTACGAATGATCATCGCGCCTTATCAGCTTTCACCGAATCATTTAAGAAATTGACAAGCCTGCGAACCGAACTTGATTCTTCTCGCGTCGAGCTGCAGAAAACAAAAGAGAAATTCCTCACACAGCGTGAGAGACTCGTAAAGCTTCAAGAAGAGCTAGACAAACAACTAGCTGTCAGTACACAAGCACAAGTCATAGAAGCCCAAATTAAAAGCTTAAATGACCAATGGAGACAAGAAGGCATTCCTTTATTCCGTGAGTACTTGAATAGTTTATCATCGGCTTTCCGAGAGCTGCCACAGTATGTAACAAAAGAAAGTAAATTTATGGACTTATCTTCTATCAAAAATCCGGTTATAACGATTAGCGATAAGGATTTCAATGCTTATCTCCATTCAAAAAATGAACTTTTGCAAAATTTGAATTTTGAATTTGCTGATGGGTCGATCATTGCAAAAGGTAAAAAAGATCATGTACAAATTGCATTGCAAGGAATGTTTATCTTGAAGGAACTTCCCGACATGAATGAAGTCCGCTTTGTTGTGGATAAACTTGAATTCAACGGCTTCCAACTGCCTGACACCACAATTGAAGACTTTATGAAAGAATTCCAGCTTGGTTTCATCCCCAAAAAAATAGTTAATTATCTCGATGTCGTAAGTGTAGAGACGAAGAATGGCATCGCAGTTGTAAAACTTAAATTATCCCTGTAA
- a CDS encoding class I SAM-dependent methyltransferase, with translation MNHQLGHPGVVTALKEAIQSAEFQAITFRDYMEICLYSEPYGYYRNERTKIGKKGDFYTSSSIGSVMGEMVASFICTQLHNETTDTEPVHIVEWGGGNGRMALHIMGEIKRTEPAIYARLTYTIIESSGYHREQQRILLEEHAQVIQFASETEWLAQAPQDQLYVLANELLDAFPVHRIRYKDVLFQESYVKWQEEEQIFQEIWLPISSQHILDFLERSKVQWLDGQIGEINLDAESWVSRVAGRIRSGSCIIIDYGDIEEELFAPHRYSGTFMCYRNHQAQDAPFFHQGEQDMTSHVNFSSCQLAASQNGFTHCKLQTQREFLVEQGILQRLQNHYDPNPFSEVSKRNRSIRQLLLSDQMSELFKVFIASKHTLLNEKKVSR, from the coding sequence TTGAATCATCAGCTCGGACACCCAGGTGTTGTGACTGCCTTGAAAGAGGCAATTCAGTCAGCAGAATTTCAAGCCATCACGTTCAGAGACTATATGGAAATTTGTCTATATAGTGAGCCCTATGGATATTATCGAAATGAGAGAACAAAAATCGGTAAAAAAGGTGATTTCTACACAAGTTCCTCTATTGGTTCAGTAATGGGGGAAATGGTGGCCTCTTTTATTTGTACGCAGCTGCATAATGAAACTACGGATACAGAACCCGTTCATATCGTTGAATGGGGAGGGGGCAACGGGCGAATGGCCCTTCATATCATGGGTGAAATAAAGCGAACTGAACCCGCCATATATGCTCGGTTAACCTACACAATCATTGAATCTAGCGGTTATCATCGTGAGCAGCAGCGAATACTGCTTGAAGAACACGCCCAAGTTATTCAATTTGCAAGTGAAACAGAATGGTTGGCTCAGGCGCCGCAAGATCAGCTTTATGTTCTTGCGAATGAGCTGTTGGATGCTTTCCCAGTCCACCGAATTCGTTATAAAGATGTGCTTTTTCAAGAGTCCTATGTGAAATGGCAAGAGGAAGAACAAATTTTTCAAGAAATTTGGCTTCCTATCAGTTCCCAACATATATTAGACTTCCTAGAACGTTCCAAAGTTCAATGGCTGGATGGTCAAATAGGGGAGATCAATCTTGATGCTGAGAGTTGGGTCTCACGTGTAGCTGGACGGATCCGAAGCGGGAGCTGCATCATCATTGATTATGGCGATATAGAAGAAGAACTATTCGCTCCTCACCGTTATAGTGGAACATTCATGTGCTATCGCAATCACCAAGCTCAGGATGCCCCGTTCTTCCACCAGGGTGAACAGGATATGACATCGCATGTTAATTTTAGTTCATGCCAATTAGCTGCAAGTCAGAATGGCTTCACACACTGCAAGCTCCAGACGCAACGGGAGTTTCTGGTTGAGCAAGGGATTTTACAAAGGCTTCAAAACCACTATGATCCGAACCCATTCAGTGAAGTGTCTAAGCGGAACCGCTCAATTCGGCAATTGCTGCTAAGTGATCAAATGAGTGAGCTATTTAAAGTATTTATCGCAAGCAAGCATACTCTTCTCAATGAAAAAAAGGTGAGCCGCTGA
- a CDS encoding DUF2626 domain-containing protein: MDRMFRVLGFWTLVIALMSLAGDMIPMSLIFFFQTAVFVILGYMRLSERTYILLFWGYMIISFSGFTYWSFFKMSV, translated from the coding sequence ATGGATCGCATGTTTCGGGTTCTAGGTTTTTGGACACTTGTTATCGCACTGATGAGCTTAGCTGGCGATATGATACCTATGTCTCTGATTTTCTTTTTTCAAACTGCCGTATTCGTCATTCTAGGCTATATGCGCTTGTCAGAACGAACTTACATATTGTTGTTCTGGGGATATATGATTATTTCCTTCAGCGGATTTACGTATTGGTCATTTTTCAAAATGTCTGTCTAA